The following are from one region of the Chloracidobacterium sp. genome:
- a CDS encoding class I SAM-dependent methyltransferase, producing the protein MLDTTFNQQKAEAFSQGLVEILNKSAVALAMSIGNRLGLFETMAKLPASTAEQIAGTAGLNERYVREWLGTMVTGRVVNYFPESKTYQLPAEHAAFLTNEGEFNFASTMEFIPVLGNVEDKLIDCFRNGGGVPYTEYPRFHEVMAAESDQTTVAALDSHIIPLVPGLHEKLEAGIKVLDVGCGSGRAMIELAKRYPNSLFAGYDFSKESILRARSEARKADVGNVRFEVRDAANIGESAAYDLITSFDSIHDQADPAGMLASISKALRSDGVYLVQDIRGSCHIEKNLEHPLGPFVYTISLTHCMTVSLAYGGAGLGAMWGEETAIEMMTKAGFTSITKNYLEHDFMNTYYVATK; encoded by the coding sequence ATGTTAGACACTACATTCAATCAACAGAAAGCCGAGGCGTTTTCGCAAGGACTCGTCGAAATCCTGAACAAGAGCGCCGTCGCTCTTGCGATGAGCATAGGCAACCGGCTCGGGCTCTTCGAAACAATGGCCAAACTCCCGGCGTCGACTGCCGAACAGATCGCCGGAACCGCGGGCCTTAACGAGAGGTACGTGCGGGAATGGCTCGGGACTATGGTGACAGGCCGTGTCGTAAACTACTTTCCGGAATCGAAAACATACCAACTGCCGGCAGAGCATGCTGCCTTCTTGACGAACGAGGGCGAGTTCAATTTCGCTTCGACAATGGAGTTCATTCCCGTTCTCGGGAACGTCGAAGACAAGCTGATCGATTGCTTTAGAAACGGTGGCGGGGTTCCATACACCGAGTACCCACGCTTCCATGAGGTAATGGCCGCCGAAAGCGATCAAACAACGGTCGCCGCTCTTGATTCACACATCATTCCCCTTGTGCCGGGCCTGCACGAAAAACTTGAAGCCGGTATCAAGGTCTTGGATGTCGGATGCGGAAGCGGGCGAGCGATGATCGAACTCGCCAAACGATATCCGAACAGCTTGTTTGCCGGATATGACTTCTCAAAAGAATCCATCTTGCGTGCAAGATCCGAAGCGAGAAAGGCAGATGTCGGCAACGTCCGATTTGAGGTCCGCGATGCCGCGAATATAGGCGAATCCGCTGCATACGATCTGATCACATCATTTGATTCGATCCATGATCAGGCAGATCCGGCGGGAATGCTTGCGAGTATTTCGAAAGCGCTTCGATCCGACGGCGTCTATTTGGTCCAGGATATCAGGGGTTCGTGCCACATCGAGAAGAACCTCGAACATCCGCTCGGACCGTTCGTTTACACTATTTCATTGACGCACTGCATGACGGTATCACTCGCATACGGCGGTGCGGGGCTGGGGGCGATGTGGGGCGAAGAAACCGCGATCGAGATGATGACGAAAGCGGGTTTCACCAGCATCACGAAAAACTATCTCGAACACGACTTTATGAACACATACTACGTTGCGACGAAATAG
- a CDS encoding lysine--tRNA ligase — MQIPQFHEIIEPNDQTEARKEHLAKLRELVGNTYPNRFDRSYLSGSEDTISSILKHGPVAAAIKEMATVVAKLSEGERPPSEQKDALNVQLRALGNVRIAGRLAVPPRVMGKAAFVHLSDGISRLQIYVRKQDAVAINNDTGEVIEEDGRAWEVFSLLDHGDFVGVEGFLFVTNTGELSVHVEKLQFLSKAMLPMPDKMHGIADPEIRQRQRYADLIASSLQVEREGLTTREVFETRAKTISSLRRYLEDHGYVEVETPMLTPKATGAAAKPFKTHHNALDIDLYARIAPELYLKRLVVGGFEKVYELNRNFRNEGISYKHNPEFTMLEFYCAYMDVNGMMDFCEELLRQSVMKATGGLSLENLNVDPRVLGSRSKFWVTIDFSSFDRIKMETAIYRGLPFIVDWYFRHVRPSLGGKVSNWLAKQFGDDPISWLQSENNAKALLQQLNWLSSFGNLMNEVVHHSEDEGTVEISEEDAFESITSKLTDLSPDITPPVQGEGAYLEAILTIFDDHIERVVGVAKNGEEIIIRPTFIIDYPKSISPLSKASPENPQIAERFELFINGMEVANGFSELNDPKEQYDRFVDQMSERERGDEEAMVLDEDYIRALSYGMPPAAGIGIGIDRLVMLLTNKHSIRDVILFPHMRPEKRTQEAPE; from the coding sequence ATGCAGATTCCGCAATTTCACGAAATCATCGAACCGAATGACCAAACGGAGGCGCGAAAGGAGCATCTCGCGAAACTTCGCGAACTTGTCGGCAATACATATCCGAACCGTTTTGACCGCTCGTACCTATCAGGCTCTGAAGATACGATCTCGAGCATTCTGAAACATGGGCCGGTCGCTGCGGCGATCAAAGAAATGGCGACAGTTGTTGCGAAGCTTAGCGAGGGCGAACGCCCGCCGTCGGAGCAGAAAGACGCTCTCAATGTACAACTGAGGGCTCTCGGAAATGTTCGTATTGCGGGGCGTCTGGCCGTACCGCCTCGGGTGATGGGTAAGGCCGCGTTCGTACACCTCTCTGACGGGATATCGAGGTTACAAATATACGTCCGCAAACAGGACGCCGTCGCAATCAATAACGACACGGGTGAAGTGATCGAAGAAGACGGACGTGCATGGGAGGTCTTCAGTCTTCTCGATCACGGAGATTTTGTCGGTGTCGAAGGATTTCTTTTTGTCACGAATACCGGCGAGCTTTCGGTTCATGTCGAAAAACTGCAGTTCCTTTCAAAGGCAATGCTGCCGATGCCGGACAAAATGCACGGCATTGCCGATCCTGAGATCCGCCAGCGGCAGCGATACGCGGACCTGATCGCATCGAGCCTGCAAGTCGAGCGCGAAGGACTAACGACGCGCGAGGTTTTTGAAACCCGCGCAAAGACCATCTCGTCTTTGCGCCGGTATCTGGAGGATCATGGTTATGTCGAGGTCGAGACCCCAATGCTTACGCCAAAAGCAACGGGAGCCGCCGCAAAGCCGTTCAAAACCCACCACAATGCGCTCGACATCGACCTATACGCCCGCATTGCTCCTGAACTTTATCTCAAACGGCTTGTTGTGGGCGGCTTTGAGAAGGTGTATGAACTGAACCGCAACTTCCGCAACGAGGGCATTTCGTACAAGCACAACCCCGAATTCACAATGCTCGAATTCTACTGTGCCTACATGGACGTGAACGGGATGATGGACTTCTGTGAGGAGTTGCTCCGCCAATCAGTCATGAAAGCAACGGGCGGGCTGAGCTTGGAAAACCTGAATGTCGATCCTCGTGTTTTGGGGAGTCGAAGCAAATTTTGGGTGACTATTGATTTTTCATCTTTTGACCGAATCAAGATGGAGACCGCCATTTATCGCGGCTTGCCTTTCATAGTCGATTGGTATTTTCGACATGTTCGACCATCGCTGGGCGGAAAGGTCTCCAACTGGCTCGCTAAGCAATTTGGCGACGATCCTATTAGTTGGTTGCAGTCCGAGAACAACGCAAAGGCACTCTTGCAGCAGTTGAATTGGCTTTCATCGTTCGGCAATTTAATGAACGAAGTTGTACATCATAGCGAAGATGAAGGAACCGTTGAAATTTCAGAGGAAGATGCGTTTGAGAGCATTACTTCAAAGCTAACTGACCTTTCTCCAGATATCACGCCTCCGGTGCAAGGTGAAGGCGCCTATCTTGAAGCAATCTTGACTATTTTTGATGATCACATCGAAAGGGTAGTAGGAGTAGCAAAAAACGGTGAAGAGATTATAATTCGCCCAACTTTCATCATTGATTACCCGAAGTCCATCTCGCCGCTCTCAAAGGCTTCGCCCGAGAATCCGCAGATCGCGGAGCGGTTCGAGCTTTTCATCAACGGAATGGAAGTGGCGAACGGATTCAGTGAATTAAACGATCCGAAGGAGCAGTACGACCGTTTTGTCGATCAAATGTCGGAACGCGAACGCGGCGACGAGGAAGCGATGGTCTTGGACGAAGACTATATCCGGGCACTCAGCTACGGAATGCCGCCCGCCGCGGGCATCGGCATCGGCATCGATAGGCTCGTGATGCTTTTGACCAATAAGCATTCGATCCGCGATGTGATCCTGTTCCCGCATATGCGGCCCGAAAAAAGAACGCAAGAAGCTCCTGAATGA
- the mfd gene encoding transcription-repair coupling factor — MKPFRRMPGLIERIAAEIDSGRRSVTLSGLSSVASKAYILTQLRSLTGKRFVVLTESNISADLWTTDLRFFGELAENLPAIVELPGFETEVYSGVSPHAETLERRALALWQLSHGTPDFLILPPRALLARTVSPREIGKIGPRIDRDDDISPESLIVSLEAAGYVREDPIYNVGQFSVRGGIVDVWSPQDAMPSRIEFFGDTVDSIRSFDPETQLSTEQIRSLSIAPMREFAVSPNDLRDWADLAREHFADPRFERALRDRTDFADEGESFLGWEFLLPLSRPLGSTVLDYFNDVVLIVDEPAMIEREFQKLYDDISTQYAALMDAGGIGLEPDRLFLKQEELRARLDTVSRVELRALGKTAAVTDEEFAAAEFTMSSDLSIGQRARDPLFLFPSVENSGEIVVSSRATRKFHGNFADFAAHVKSQKMSDRVIYAMVTKGMAERIDEILRDYAVVAETGTIVIGHLSGGFEMPEQALIIYTESDIFGETSEVPAPTPTATIRKPRLGAFISDFRDLKIGDYVVHVDHGLGRFEGLKTISSHGTEREFMLLVYADDAKLFVPVERLDLVSRYSSGEATSPALDRLGSIGWQKTKAKAKRAMRDMADELLKLYAERKLVQGYAFSPDAPWQHEFEDAFPFELTVDQASAIVDIKADMETPRPMDRLIIGDVGYGKTEVAMRAAFKAVMDGKQVAVLTPTTILAYQHFESFRRRFAAFPAKIELLSRFRSSNEQKAVVKAAETGDVDVIIGTHRVLSNDVKLPKLGLVVVDEEQRFGVAHKEKLKQLKKKVDVLTLSATPIPRTLNMSLLGMRDMSVIETPPRDRLAINTQVVQFSEGVIRTAIDLELARNGQVFFIHNRVETIESIAALLQKIVPNARIAIGHGQMNEKEMEQIMLDFIDYKYDILVATTIIENGIDIPRANTIIINRADNYGLSQLYQLRGRVGRSNRRAYAYMLIPSELELTPIARRRLSAIREFSDLGAGFRIAALDLELRGAGNLLGGQQSGHLDALGFDLYTKMLERTIAEIRGDDVADDSSVSINLGMDVSIPKDYIAEASQRLRTYKRISSAEDEAAIHQIHAEIEDRFGKIPESVDNLFAYGRLRRRAELMRIVSIDRAGNEIAIKMSELAKVRPDAIMGLVSETEGVTFSPSGILRVPLGSANPIIAAQDILDSIAVS; from the coding sequence ATGAAGCCTTTCCGTCGAATGCCTGGCCTGATCGAGAGGATCGCAGCCGAGATCGATTCCGGTCGCCGTTCTGTAACGCTGTCGGGTCTGTCTTCGGTGGCGTCAAAGGCCTATATCCTCACCCAGCTTCGCTCACTCACCGGAAAACGTTTTGTTGTTTTGACCGAGTCGAACATTTCCGCGGATCTTTGGACCACCGATCTTCGCTTCTTCGGCGAATTAGCGGAAAATCTGCCAGCCATAGTCGAATTGCCGGGATTTGAGACCGAGGTGTATTCGGGTGTCTCACCACACGCTGAAACGCTCGAACGTCGTGCATTGGCGCTTTGGCAATTGTCGCACGGCACGCCTGATTTTCTTATTCTGCCTCCGCGGGCATTGTTGGCACGAACCGTTTCGCCGCGTGAGATCGGGAAGATCGGCCCGCGGATCGATCGAGACGACGATATTTCGCCCGAGTCGCTGATTGTGTCATTGGAAGCCGCGGGTTACGTTCGCGAGGATCCGATCTATAACGTCGGTCAGTTTTCGGTGAGGGGTGGAATCGTCGACGTTTGGTCCCCGCAAGACGCAATGCCTTCGAGGATCGAGTTTTTTGGCGATACGGTCGATTCGATCCGTTCCTTTGATCCGGAAACACAGTTGTCAACCGAACAAATACGTTCGCTGAGCATCGCCCCGATGCGCGAATTTGCGGTTTCCCCAAACGACCTCAGGGACTGGGCGGATTTAGCACGCGAGCATTTCGCCGACCCGCGGTTTGAACGAGCGCTAAGGGATCGGACTGATTTTGCGGACGAAGGTGAATCGTTCCTGGGCTGGGAATTCCTACTGCCTTTATCCCGTCCGCTTGGATCAACCGTTCTCGACTATTTCAACGATGTCGTGTTGATCGTAGACGAACCGGCGATGATCGAGCGGGAATTTCAAAAACTTTACGACGACATCTCGACACAATATGCGGCCCTGATGGATGCCGGAGGTATCGGACTCGAACCAGATCGGCTGTTTCTGAAGCAAGAAGAGTTGAGGGCTCGCTTGGACACGGTGAGCCGAGTAGAACTTAGAGCTTTGGGGAAAACTGCCGCAGTAACTGACGAAGAGTTTGCCGCTGCTGAATTTACGATGTCGTCAGACTTAAGCATCGGCCAACGAGCTCGCGATCCGCTTTTCTTATTTCCATCGGTCGAAAATAGCGGGGAGATCGTCGTCTCGTCCCGAGCAACCCGCAAGTTTCATGGCAATTTCGCTGATTTTGCGGCTCATGTAAAGTCGCAGAAGATGAGCGATCGGGTCATTTATGCGATGGTGACAAAAGGTATGGCTGAAAGGATCGACGAGATCCTTCGCGATTACGCAGTCGTTGCCGAAACCGGAACGATCGTAATCGGCCATCTTTCGGGCGGATTCGAAATGCCCGAGCAAGCGCTGATCATCTACACTGAAAGCGACATCTTTGGTGAAACGTCCGAAGTTCCGGCACCCACGCCGACGGCCACGATCCGCAAACCGCGGCTCGGTGCCTTCATCTCGGACTTTCGTGACCTGAAAATCGGAGATTATGTTGTTCACGTTGACCACGGTCTTGGCAGATTCGAAGGTCTCAAGACCATCTCGTCGCATGGAACCGAACGCGAGTTCATGCTGCTCGTCTATGCGGACGATGCAAAGCTCTTTGTTCCGGTCGAACGTCTGGATCTCGTCTCGCGGTATTCATCGGGCGAGGCGACATCGCCCGCTCTCGATAGACTTGGGAGCATTGGATGGCAAAAGACCAAGGCAAAGGCCAAACGCGCGATGCGCGATATGGCCGATGAGCTTCTGAAACTCTATGCTGAACGGAAGCTCGTTCAGGGTTACGCATTCTCGCCCGATGCACCATGGCAACACGAGTTCGAAGACGCATTTCCTTTCGAACTTACGGTTGACCAGGCCTCGGCGATCGTTGACATAAAAGCCGATATGGAAACGCCGCGACCGATGGACAGGCTGATCATTGGTGACGTTGGATACGGAAAGACCGAGGTAGCGATGCGGGCCGCTTTCAAAGCGGTAATGGACGGGAAACAGGTCGCTGTGTTGACCCCGACAACGATTCTTGCGTATCAGCATTTTGAGTCCTTCCGCCGTCGTTTCGCGGCCTTTCCGGCTAAGATCGAACTGCTGTCACGTTTCCGAAGCTCGAATGAACAAAAAGCGGTCGTCAAAGCCGCTGAGACTGGCGATGTCGACGTAATCATCGGGACACATCGGGTTCTTTCCAATGATGTTAAGCTGCCGAAACTCGGGCTTGTTGTCGTTGACGAGGAACAGCGATTCGGCGTCGCCCACAAGGAAAAGCTTAAGCAGTTGAAAAAGAAGGTCGACGTTTTGACCCTCTCGGCAACCCCTATCCCGCGGACACTGAACATGTCACTCTTGGGCATGCGCGACATGTCCGTGATCGAAACCCCGCCACGCGACCGCCTCGCGATCAATACGCAGGTCGTGCAGTTTTCGGAGGGCGTGATCCGGACAGCGATCGATCTCGAACTCGCTCGGAACGGCCAGGTCTTTTTCATTCATAACCGGGTCGAAACGATCGAGTCGATTGCTGCCTTGCTGCAAAAGATCGTCCCCAATGCCCGGATCGCCATCGGTCACGGGCAAATGAACGAAAAGGAGATGGAGCAGATCATGCTCGATTTCATCGACTACAAATATGACATACTGGTTGCGACGACAATTATCGAAAACGGAATAGATATTCCGCGTGCGAATACGATCATCATCAATCGAGCAGATAACTATGGCCTTTCGCAGCTATATCAGCTTCGTGGCCGTGTCGGGCGTTCGAACCGTCGTGCATACGCGTACATGCTCATTCCGAGCGAACTTGAACTTACGCCGATAGCGAGACGGCGATTGAGTGCGATCCGCGAATTCTCCGATCTCGGGGCCGGATTCAGGATCGCAGCTCTCGACCTCGAACTCCGGGGCGCTGGAAACCTGCTCGGCGGACAGCAATCGGGGCATCTCGACGCTCTAGGGTTCGACCTTTACACGAAAATGCTCGAACGGACGATCGCCGAGATTCGCGGTGACGATGTTGCCGACGACAGCAGTGTCTCCATAAATCTTGGTATGGACGTTTCGATCCCGAAAGACTACATCGCCGAAGCAAGCCAAAGACTGCGAACATATAAGCGGATATCGTCTGCTGAGGATGAAGCAGCAATACATCAGATCCACGCCGAGATCGAAGATCGTTTTGGCAAGATCCCGGAATCGGTCGATAATCTTTTCGCTTACGGCCGATTGCGTCGGCGAGCCGAACTAATGCGTATTGTTTCGATCGACCGTGCGGGTAACGAGATCGCAATAAAAATGAGCGAATTAGCGAAAGTTCGACCCGATGCCATTATGGGATTGGTCTCAGAAACGGAGGGCGTGACGTTTTCCCCGAGTGGTATTCTCCGAGTTCCACTCGGATCCGCAAACCCGATCATTGCGGCACAGGACATTCTGGATTCGATCGCGGTGAGTTGA
- a CDS encoding peptidyl-prolyl cis-trans isomerase — MKPNLLSLFAVFLVLFCAASVFGQETEERVVDEVVAQVNEGVITLSRIKREMKAIIAAEVEQGKSREEAEKRVNERQGELIANLINEELLVQKAKELGLEREIEGNVNQRFLQIMQQYNMKTLDALYTEMRRTGVEPDEIRELWRKQATREIVLQQEVQRKVYWEATSKDLKDYFEKNKAKFTKPETVTLSEIFLSFAGNTEAAVREKAARIVKELRAGADFNKMVAENSDREGAAKTNGKVDTFKVSDLEEKFATAIKDVKAGGITEPIEIDQIGLTILRVDERTAASSESQFDESAVRLAILSEKAPEAGKKFMSSLREDSYIKINDTYRPLVAPILFSEERKEKAAN, encoded by the coding sequence ATGAAACCTAATTTGTTGAGCCTTTTTGCTGTCTTCTTGGTACTTTTTTGCGCGGCGTCGGTCTTTGGCCAGGAAACCGAAGAACGGGTCGTTGACGAGGTTGTCGCGCAGGTGAATGAGGGCGTTATCACGTTGTCGCGTATCAAACGTGAGATGAAAGCGATAATTGCGGCTGAGGTTGAACAAGGTAAATCACGCGAGGAAGCCGAAAAGCGTGTGAACGAACGCCAAGGCGAATTGATCGCAAATCTAATCAATGAAGAACTTCTCGTCCAAAAAGCGAAAGAATTGGGCCTTGAACGCGAGATCGAGGGAAATGTTAATCAGCGCTTTCTTCAGATCATGCAGCAATACAATATGAAGACGCTTGATGCGCTCTATACCGAAATGCGTCGAACCGGCGTAGAGCCGGATGAGATCCGCGAGTTGTGGCGTAAACAGGCGACCCGTGAGATCGTTTTGCAGCAAGAGGTTCAGCGAAAAGTTTACTGGGAGGCCACCAGCAAGGATCTAAAGGATTATTTCGAAAAGAACAAAGCTAAGTTCACCAAGCCTGAAACGGTAACACTCAGCGAGATATTTCTTAGTTTTGCCGGCAATACCGAGGCGGCCGTTAGGGAAAAGGCCGCTCGGATCGTCAAGGAACTTCGTGCAGGAGCGGACTTTAACAAGATGGTCGCCGAGAATTCTGACCGTGAGGGTGCGGCGAAGACAAACGGAAAGGTCGACACCTTCAAGGTCAGCGACCTGGAGGAGAAATTCGCAACCGCGATAAAGGACGTGAAAGCCGGTGGAATTACAGAACCTATCGAGATCGATCAGATCGGATTGACGATCTTGCGTGTGGATGAACGGACCGCGGCGAGCAGCGAGTCGCAGTTTGATGAGAGCGCGGTCCGATTGGCGATACTGAGTGAAAAAGCTCCCGAGGCCGGCAAAAAGTTCATGTCCTCGCTGCGAGAAGATTCTTATATCAAGATCAATGATACATATCGGCCGCTCGTCGCCCCGATCCTATTTTCTGAGGAGCGAAAAGAAAAGGCTGCTAATTAG
- a CDS encoding RNA-binding S4 domain-containing protein, producing MRLDLFLKISRLIPRRSLAQRFCDSGQIFVNGMVARSAKNVKAGDLIEIRAREEIRVYRIESVPISKQISKGDAANITLLISQIRKEQILSP from the coding sequence ATGCGACTTGACCTATTTCTCAAAATCAGTCGCCTCATTCCGCGACGCTCGCTTGCACAGAGATTCTGCGATTCGGGTCAGATATTTGTGAACGGAATGGTCGCAAGATCTGCAAAAAATGTAAAGGCAGGTGATTTGATCGAGATCCGAGCGCGCGAGGAAATTAGGGTTTATCGCATAGAATCGGTCCCGATCTCAAAGCAGATTTCAAAGGGTGACGCTGCAAACATTACCTTGCTGATTTCTCAGATTCGAAAAGAACAGATCCTATCTCCCTAA
- the dusB gene encoding tRNA dihydrouridine synthase DusB produces MQPFKIRDIPIDPPLILSPMAGVTDYTFRRLIKRRGGVGLVVSEFISVEGLTRGNPKSRRQMNFDEEERPFAVQIFGGRPERMAMGAEMAQEVGADILDVNCGCPAPKVVKNGGGSGLLREPGRLEEILKAIKNAITIPLTLKLRTGYSDASINVVEIAKMAEQCGVEHIQVHGRTREQGYKGLANWDFIRSVKAAVKIPVSGNGDITTIEYGLRKWRESGVDGILIGRGAMQNPWIFRQFADVLAGREPYQPDLDEKKAVLLEFFEMCLEEMPELVALGKMKQLAGQFTKGLVGGAQFRQTLYHSHSADEILENISIYFSTLAQSNQFGDGLVEAEVPIIESCEAFMSDPVGECAAV; encoded by the coding sequence ATGCAGCCGTTCAAGATACGCGACATTCCGATCGACCCGCCGTTGATACTCTCACCAATGGCCGGAGTGACCGACTACACCTTTCGCCGTTTGATCAAAAGGCGCGGAGGGGTCGGGCTCGTCGTGTCTGAATTCATCTCGGTCGAGGGATTGACTAGGGGAAATCCGAAATCCAGGCGCCAAATGAACTTTGACGAAGAGGAACGGCCGTTTGCGGTACAGATCTTCGGCGGCCGACCTGAGCGTATGGCGATGGGCGCCGAGATGGCGCAAGAGGTCGGAGCTGACATTCTTGACGTGAACTGCGGATGCCCTGCGCCGAAAGTCGTGAAGAACGGCGGCGGTTCGGGTTTGCTTCGTGAGCCGGGCCGCCTCGAGGAAATACTGAAAGCGATCAAGAACGCAATAACGATACCACTAACACTGAAGCTAAGGACCGGGTACTCTGACGCGTCGATAAACGTCGTCGAAATCGCAAAGATGGCGGAACAGTGTGGCGTCGAACACATACAGGTTCATGGCCGGACGCGGGAACAAGGATACAAGGGTCTTGCGAACTGGGATTTTATAAGATCGGTTAAGGCTGCAGTGAAGATCCCGGTTTCGGGCAACGGCGATATCACTACGATCGAGTACGGTTTGCGAAAATGGCGCGAATCGGGTGTTGACGGAATTTTGATCGGCCGAGGGGCAATGCAGAATCCTTGGATCTTTCGTCAATTTGCGGATGTGCTTGCCGGTCGCGAGCCGTACCAGCCTGATCTGGACGAGAAGAAAGCCGTGCTGCTCGAATTTTTTGAGATGTGCCTTGAAGAAATGCCTGAACTGGTTGCTCTTGGCAAAATGAAGCAGCTTGCCGGACAATTCACAAAAGGGCTCGTTGGCGGTGCGCAATTTCGTCAAACTTTATACCACTCGCATTCGGCGGATGAGATCCTGGAGAACATTTCGATATACTTCTCTACGCTTGCTCAAAGCAACCAATTTGGTGACGGGCTCGTCGAAGCTGAAGTTCCGATAATAGAGTCGTGTGAAGCGTTTATGAGCGATCCGGTCGGCGAGTGTGCTGCCGTTTAG